DNA sequence from the Caulobacter segnis genome:
GCGAAGCGGCGGGCGCCGCACTTCCAAGATCGGCAACATACTGGTCGTCGGGAGCTTTGTCGCCCGATCTACATGAGAAGTCGGGCTGCTGGCAGATCGCTTTGCGTAGCTCCACCGAAGCGCCAGGACCTTCCGCGCGCATTCCATGAACGAAGATGACATGGACCGGTCGACCAGCCGTGGCCTGCTCGATGAGATCGCCCAGTGAGCGCGTACCCTTGAGGGACTGATGTGGCTTCACCTCCGCAGCAGCCGGAAATCCAAGCCCTAGGCACATCGTGGCAAAATAGCAGGCCACCAGGCGCAACCAGAATCCATCGGCTAGCGAGAGAACCATACCGCGAAAGGGAGCGTTCAAGGCGGTCGCTCTCACTGGTACGCTGGTGGAAGTTGGTAGAACACGTAGTCCGCCGCTACCTTAATCGGAATGGGTACGATCCGGCCGAAACGTTCCGGTCCGAGAACATCCTTGAGATCCTCCAGCGACGCGGTGAAGCCGCTGTTCATCCGGGCGACGAAGCGCGCTTTGTCGATCGTCCCTCGGCTATAGGCCGCGAACAGCGCCTCACGGTGGTGGTAGAGGCCAAGGTAGACGTGCTCGATGTCGCCCTTGAAAGTTTCGTACTCGTCCTTGAGGGCTGGCTTGAGGTATTGCTCGAAGTCCTCGTTGACGATTTCCCACTCGTCCTTGAGGCCGCCGCTCACTCGCTTGACCACGGCGGCGACCGCCGCGTCCGAGATCCGTCGAGGATGCGCGGCGTTCACCCGTTTGGCGGCGTCTTTGATCCTTTGGACCAGCGCCGGCCGGCCCAAGCCAAAGCGGCCAAAGATTGGAGTGGCGATCTCGTTACCCGGCGACCTGCGCGCGTCGATGTTCGCCGGCGCGGTAATGCGGTTGGCGCAGTGATGGCAAATGCCCGTTACGCCAAACTCGATACCGGAGTGTCCGTCGGGCCCGGCAATCTCCGCAGCCCACATTGCGTCGCCGGCACCTTGTGCGATAGCCTTGGAGTTGGCCGGTTCTTCGGCTTGCGTGCGGCCGAAACAGCCCCATTGTGTCCCGCTCGACGCGGTGACAGCCACGTGGTCGAGCGGCCAGTCGCCAATATCCGGTATCGGGTGCCATGCGGTCTTCATCGAGTAGACCGTCAGGGTGGTGGCGGCGGCGAGCTTAGCCTCTTGGCAACCTCCGACCAAAGCCGTGCCGGCCAAAACAGCGTGAAACTTCCGCCTCGTTAGCATGGTCGCCCCCCGGCTCCTTTTAAATACCAACGTTATTCACGATGCTCGTAATGGTCGGGTTTGTAAACGGAGAACACCTGAGGGTGATTTTCCAGCCTAGCTGGCGTTTTCGATCAAACTTTTGCGGCCTCTCAGACGACAACGGCCCCTTGCGAAGCGACCAACACTCGCTACGCGCCTCTCATAGAAGCTTACAGCGCTGCCTGTTGGGCGCTGGCGAGCGTTCGTAATGGGGCGAACGGTGCCATTGATGTCGGCGGTCAAATGTCTGAATCGCGCGTAGGCCTAACGGCAGCTCGTGGCGCTGCCCCGCCGGTGATGCAGGCATACGGTTCGGCCGGGGAGGGTGAGAAGGAAAGATTAGTCAGGACGTCGAGGCTTGTGTCCATTTATTTAATAGATGGTTGGTGAAAGCCTTGTCCTTGGATACCTTGTCCTGGCCGCCCTGCGCGTTAAATTCGTTGAACACCCACGTCGACACCTTGTTGAGTGCGGCAGCATTCACTTTGCTGGGCTTCAGCTGGCTGATACGGATCGGAGGCAAGGTCGAGTTCTTGTTGAGCGTCCAGGCCAGCACCATCAGGACATGGAAGCGCATGTTGTTGAGCAGGTTCTGGTCGACGATGCCCTTTAGTGTTCGGAAATGCTCCTCGACCTGGAGGTTGAGCTCAGCCAGAACGCCGTACATAGCCAATGGGAAGCCGTTTGCGCCGTCAGGGAAGATCTTCTTGTAGTCGCTATCCTTCTTGATCGCAGAGGTCGGTCGCGCCCGGGCAGTGTGCGGTTCCTGCAGTAAGACGGTCAGAACGACTTGGGCCAAGCGGTCGATGCTCAGGATGCGATCCGCTGGTTTGCCCTCACGCTTGTAGCTGTTCTTTCGCCGACCTCCGAGGCGATCACGCTTCAAACTCGTCCGCATCCACAATGAGAACGATTATCATATTGGACAGTGTTAGGTTGCTTTCGGGCCACTCTTAAGTTGCCCCGACAAGCCCTGGCGGCCCGGGAGGGACTCGAACCCCCGACCTTCGCTTTAGGAAAGCGCTGCTCTATCCTGCTGAGCTACCGGGCCGCGGCGCGCGCGGCGCAGGGTCAATAGCGCAAGATGCGGGGCGTGCGAACCCCGCTGTCGCGACTCGGGCGCCACGGGCCGCGCAGCCGGGCGCGGGGTCGGTAGAGAAGCGGGGATATGAACGTCGTGCGACATCTGAAGTCGATCTATGTCCAGGTCCTGATCGCCATCGCCCTGGGGATCCTGGTGGGCGCGCTGTGGCCCAAGGTCGGGGTGGCGGTGAAGCCGCTGGGCGACGGCTTCATCAAGCTGATCAAGCTGGTCATCGCGCCGGTCATCTTCTGCACTGTCGCCGGCGGCATCGCCCGGATGGGCGACATCAAGGCGTTCGGCCGGGTGGGCGTGAAGGCGCTGCTCTATTTCGAGGTGGTCTCGACCCTGGCCCTGATCCTGGGCCTGGTGGTCGGGCGCACCCTGCGGCCGGGCGACGGCTTCAACATCGATCCCCGGACGCTGGATCCAGCGATCGCCGCCGGCTACGTCGAGAAGGCCAAGCATGGCGAGGGTCTGGTTCCCTACCTGCTGCACCTGATCCCCGACACCTTCGTGGGGGCGTTCGCCGAGGGCAACCTGCTGCAGGTGCTGGTGGTCGCCATCCTGACGGGCTTCGCCTGCGTGCGGCTGGGCGACTTCGGCGACAAGATCGCGGGCGTGCTGGAGGACACCGCCAAGCTGTTCTTCGGCGTCATCCACGTGGTGGTGCGCCTGGCGCCGCTGGGCGCGTTCGGGGCCATGGGCTTCACGATCGGCAAGTACGGCGTCGGCGCCCTGATCCAGCTGGGCGCGCTGGTGGCGACCTTCTACGTCACCTCGATCCTGTTCGTGCTGGTGGTGCTGGGCGCGATCGCCTGGGCCAGCGGCTTCTCGATCCTGCGGTTCCTGGCCTACATCCGCGAGGAACTGCTGATCGTGCTGGGCACCAGCTCGTCGGAGTCGGTGCTGCCGCAGATCATGGAGAAGCTGGAGAACGCCGGCGCGCGGCGGTCGGTCGTGGGCCTGGTCGTCCCGACCGGCTACAGCTTCAACCTGGACGGCACCAACATCTACATGACCCTGGCCACCCTGTTCCTGGCCCAGGCCACCAACACCCACGTCTCGCTGGGCCAGGAGCTGGCCCTGCTGGGGATCGCCATGCTGACCTCGAAAGGCGCCTCGGGCGTCACCGGGGCGGGCTTCATCACCCTGGCCGCGACCCTGGCGGTCGTCCCCGACATCCCGATCGCCGCCCTGGCCGTGCTGGTCGGGGTGGACCGCTTCATGAGCGAGTGCCGGGCCCTGACCAACCTGGTCGGCAACGGTGTGGCCACCCTGGTGATCGCCCGCTGGGAAGGCGCCCTGGACCGCGACCGTTTGTCGCGTGTCCTGCGCGGCGAGACGGCGCCGACCGAGCCCGTCGCGACCTGAACGAGCCGAACGGGAAAATCGTTGTAGGCATTGAGATAACGGCATTCTCGCAGCGCCCGGGTCGCCCCCGGCGAAGACCCAACCGGAAGGCGGCCGAAGCTCAACCTCGGCGAATGTGCAAACGATCACACCCGGTTGTGGCGGCTCGCCTTGCCCGGCGCCGTCTGCATGTTAGGGTTCCGGATACAACCGCGGTGCGATGCTAGAGTAATGCTGGATTTGGCCTCACGAGACGACGTCGCCGCCCCCGATACGGGTGGTCTGGTGACGCTCATCGAAACCATCGAGGCCCTTTCGGCGACCCGCACCATCAGCGAAGTGGCCGACGTCATCCGCAAGGCCGCGCGGCGCATCTCCGGCGCCGACGGCGTCGCCTTCGTCCTGCGCGACAATGACAAGTGCTGGTACTTCGACGAGGACGCGATCGGCCCGCTGTGGAAGGGCAAGCGCTTCCCGCTGACCGCCTGCATCTCCGGTTGGGCCATGCTGAACCGCCAGACGGTGGTGATCCCCGACATCTATCTGGACGATCGCATCCCGCACGACGCCTACCGGC
Encoded proteins:
- a CDS encoding dicarboxylate/amino acid:cation symporter — translated: MKSIYVQVLIAIALGILVGALWPKVGVAVKPLGDGFIKLIKLVIAPVIFCTVAGGIARMGDIKAFGRVGVKALLYFEVVSTLALILGLVVGRTLRPGDGFNIDPRTLDPAIAAGYVEKAKHGEGLVPYLLHLIPDTFVGAFAEGNLLQVLVVAILTGFACVRLGDFGDKIAGVLEDTAKLFFGVIHVVVRLAPLGAFGAMGFTIGKYGVGALIQLGALVATFYVTSILFVLVVLGAIAWASGFSILRFLAYIREELLIVLGTSSSESVLPQIMEKLENAGARRSVVGLVVPTGYSFNLDGTNIYMTLATLFLAQATNTHVSLGQELALLGIAMLTSKGASGVTGAGFITLAATLAVVPDIPIAALAVLVGVDRFMSECRALTNLVGNGVATLVIARWEGALDRDRLSRVLRGETAPTEPVAT